Part of the Bacillus cereus group sp. RP43 genome is shown below.
TGCGGTGAAGTTACAAGTTCCCATTATTCACTTTTATGAGGTACTCATTTATTCTGATATTGAAAGAAAGAAGCAGTTTAAAGATAAGATTCAAGTATTGAGTAAGAAGAAACAATATGCTGAAATTTATAAAATCACTTCAAATGAACTTAAGAAAGAAAAGTTTCATCCAGAATTTAATCAGTTTCTTCTTTGGTACTATTATTTATCTGCATATGTTTTGCAGAAAATTGATTTTGAATATTGCATTTTAGAGTTGAAAAAAATTGTACATCAATCATATGGAGGGGTAGATGTATTTCAAAATTTGTATATTGAAAATTCCATTGCAAGTATTTACGCGGAAAATAATCAATTGGACAGAGCAATAGCATCATTTAGAACTATTTTAGAACAATTAGAATCATCACATAATAATGAAGTATTTATAGTTAAAGTTCGATATAATTATGCAAAATCTTTATATTTGAGTGATCAGTTTGAAGAGGCATTGTATCAAGTAAATGAAGCAATTGAAGCTTCTTGCTATATGGGAAGTATGGAGTTAATTGGGCAACTATATTACCAAAAGGGTGAGTGCCTGGAGAAATTAGATTATTCATCAAATGATATTAAAGAAGTGTATGAAAAAGCATCTTTCTTCTTTGATTTATTAGATTTACATTCATATAAAGAAACTTTATTAAAGAAAAAGAAATATTTAAGTTGAATTTAG
Proteins encoded:
- a CDS encoding helix-turn-helix domain-containing protein: MHAEKLGSEIKKIRVMRGLTQKQLSDNVCHQSEVSRIESGAVYPSMDILQGIAVKLQVPIIHFYEVLIYSDIERKKQFKDKIQVLSKKKQYAEIYKITSNELKKEKFHPEFNQFLLWYYYLSAYVLQKIDFEYCILELKKIVHQSYGGVDVFQNLYIENSIASIYAENNQLDRAIASFRTILEQLESSHNNEVFIVKVRYNYAKSLYLSDQFEEALYQVNEAIEASCYMGSMELIGQLYYQKGECLEKLDYSSNDIKEVYEKASFFFDLLDLHSYKETLLKKKKYLS